The Thermodesulfobacteriota bacterium genome includes a window with the following:
- a CDS encoding multiheme c-type cytochrome gives MRYSRGIICIALLLCLLLPLPASAQDTEQAEPDYAKLRLDTEGFNPAHRCGACHIDIYAHWRESMHARAMTDPAFLATFRAKRIQEDPALRAQCLSCHAPTMHYDPRLDLGAEVVQDGVTCDFCHSVQGLDPANPERPFEVKWGKLKRGSLKDTQSPVHETRHLELFGKSEFCGVCHEMKNAKGLPIITTYSEWKDGAYGRDGKAHCQECHMPLAAGFTVSEQHRKTKRRINLHSFPGGHSRSQLLDALALEILEESKLYGRMKVKLGLTNAGAGHAVPTGNPLRRVIVDFSAYSATNRLIYNEKVDISRRFADDAGVELTTDEAILLDATRVLKDNRIAPGETRVLEFEFGAPHERLLVDVKVIYVYDNEAFPGLARDEKLISFTQVVNRVAGRPGGRE, from the coding sequence ATGAGGTACTCTCGAGGGATCATCTGCATTGCGCTGCTTCTATGCCTGCTGCTCCCGTTGCCGGCGAGCGCCCAGGACACTGAGCAGGCCGAGCCCGACTACGCAAAGCTGCGGCTCGACACCGAGGGCTTCAATCCGGCCCACCGGTGCGGGGCGTGCCACATCGACATCTATGCCCACTGGCGCGAGTCCATGCACGCCCGGGCCATGACGGACCCCGCTTTTCTGGCCACGTTTCGGGCCAAGCGCATCCAGGAGGATCCGGCCCTTCGGGCCCAGTGCTTGAGCTGTCACGCCCCCACGATGCACTACGACCCACGGCTCGACCTCGGGGCAGAGGTGGTGCAGGACGGGGTGACCTGCGACTTCTGCCACTCCGTCCAGGGCCTCGACCCGGCCAACCCCGAGCGGCCCTTCGAGGTGAAGTGGGGCAAGCTCAAGAGGGGGTCCCTCAAGGACACCCAGTCCCCGGTTCACGAGACGCGGCACCTGGAGCTCTTCGGGAAGAGCGAGTTTTGCGGCGTGTGCCACGAGATGAAGAACGCCAAGGGGCTGCCCATCATCACGACCTACTCCGAGTGGAAGGACGGGGCGTACGGGAGGGATGGCAAGGCCCACTGCCAGGAGTGCCACATGCCCCTGGCGGCGGGATTCACGGTCTCCGAGCAGCATCGCAAGACCAAGCGCCGGATCAACCTGCACAGTTTCCCGGGGGGGCACTCCCGCTCCCAGCTTCTGGACGCGCTCGCCCTGGAGATCCTCGAGGAGAGCAAGCTCTACGGCAGGATGAAGGTAAAGCTCGGGCTCACCAACGCGGGTGCAGGCCACGCGGTGCCCACCGGCAATCCCCTGCGTCGCGTGATCGTGGACTTCAGCGCCTACAGCGCCACAAACCGGCTCATCTACAACGAGAAGGTCGACATCTCCCGCAGGTTTGCGGACGACGCGGGGGTGGAGCTCACCACGGACGAGGCCATCCTCCTCGACGCCACCCGGGTGCTCAAGGACAACCGGATCGCACCGGGGGAGACCCGCGTGCTCGAGTTCGAGTTCGGAGCGCCCCACGAGAGGCTTCTGGTGGACGTCAAGGTCATCTACGTCTACGACAACGAAGCGTTCCCCGGCCTGGCCCGGGACGAGAAGCTGATCTCGTTTACCCAGGTGGTCAACCGCGTCGCCGGAAGGCCCGGCGGGCGCGAGTAG
- a CDS encoding 4Fe-4S dicluster domain-containing protein — MPRWGMVIDLDRCTACRACVVGCMQENNVGFAGPEQAAMGRVIHWMEMLTVGEGEYPNLRTHTLPRPCLHCDHPPCIKVCPVNATNRNPDGIVAQIHARCIGCRYCTAACPYTVRYFNWYEPSWPGEMAHALNDEVSVRPKGVVEKCTFCHHRLVRAREQARMENRAMQPEEYQPACAEICPTRAIFFGDLDDPGSEVAVLSRSSRALKLLEDLGTEPKVIYLKEGE; from the coding sequence ATGCCGAGATGGGGCATGGTGATCGACCTGGACCGGTGCACGGCCTGCCGGGCGTGCGTGGTGGGGTGCATGCAGGAGAACAACGTGGGGTTCGCGGGGCCGGAGCAGGCGGCCATGGGCCGGGTGATCCACTGGATGGAGATGCTCACGGTGGGCGAGGGGGAGTACCCGAACCTGCGCACCCACACCCTGCCGCGGCCGTGCCTGCACTGCGATCACCCGCCGTGCATCAAGGTGTGCCCCGTGAACGCGACCAACCGCAACCCCGACGGGATCGTGGCGCAGATCCACGCCCGGTGCATCGGGTGCCGGTACTGCACCGCGGCCTGCCCCTACACGGTCCGCTACTTCAACTGGTACGAGCCCTCCTGGCCGGGCGAGATGGCCCACGCCTTGAACGACGAGGTGTCGGTGCGGCCCAAGGGGGTGGTGGAGAAGTGCACCTTTTGTCACCACCGGCTCGTCCGGGCCCGGGAGCAGGCCCGCATGGAAAACCGCGCCATGCAGCCCGAGGAGTACCAGCCGGCGTGTGCCGAGATCTGCCCTACCCGGGCGATCTTCTTCGGCGATCTCGACGACCCTGGGAGCGAGGTGGCGGTGCTCTCCCGCAGTTCCCGGGCCCTCAAGCTGCTCGAAGACCTGGGCACCGAGCCCAAGGTCATCTACCTGAAGGAAGGGGAGTGA
- the nrfD gene encoding NrfD/PsrC family molybdoenzyme membrane anchor subunit, with amino-acid sequence MSSRHAPDVPGLEPGGARARTSDEGLDEVLFRPVLETGRGFYLTVAVLLALTGLGVYAYLYQYRYGLGVTGLNKPVYWGIYITNFVFFVGISHAGTLISAILRISHAEWRRPITRSAEVITVMVLFFGVGSILIDLGRPDRMLNVVKHARFESPLLWDVTSITTYLTGSLIYLYLPLIPDAALLRDRVRGAWHWFYRILALGYTGTARQKHLLERLIGIMAVLILPIAVSVHTVVSFVFAMTVQPMWHSAIFGPYFVAGAIFSGIAALIVAMATLRKAYRLEEYLKPIHFNYLGILLLVMTLLWFYFTFAEFLTTWYGAEPTHMAVWWSKVSGPYAPQFWTMVVTCFVIPMICLAPARFRTITGTVIASISVNIGMWLERFLIVVPTLANPRMPYGTGTYYGTWVEWSITVGCLAAFVLLYTLFTKVFPIVAIWEVREGRDCALQEVHDRVKAALPGEGRLPADGPAEG; translated from the coding sequence GTGAGCTCGAGGCACGCACCCGACGTCCCCGGCCTCGAACCCGGGGGAGCCCGCGCCCGGACCTCCGACGAAGGGCTCGACGAGGTCCTCTTCCGGCCCGTGCTGGAGACCGGGCGGGGCTTCTACCTCACCGTGGCGGTGCTCCTGGCCCTGACGGGCCTGGGCGTCTACGCCTACCTCTACCAGTACCGGTACGGCCTCGGGGTGACGGGGCTCAACAAGCCCGTGTACTGGGGCATCTACATCACCAACTTCGTCTTCTTCGTGGGGATCAGCCACGCGGGCACGCTCATCTCGGCCATCCTGCGCATCTCCCACGCGGAGTGGCGCCGCCCCATCACCCGCAGCGCCGAGGTCATCACCGTGATGGTGCTCTTCTTCGGCGTGGGGAGCATCCTCATCGACCTGGGCCGGCCCGACCGCATGCTCAACGTGGTGAAGCACGCGCGGTTCGAGTCTCCCCTGCTGTGGGACGTGACGAGCATCACCACGTATCTCACCGGCAGTCTCATCTACCTTTACCTGCCCCTGATTCCCGACGCGGCGCTGCTGCGCGACCGGGTGCGGGGCGCGTGGCACTGGTTCTACCGGATTCTGGCCCTGGGGTACACGGGCACGGCGCGGCAGAAGCACCTCTTGGAGCGCCTCATCGGGATCATGGCGGTGCTCATCCTCCCCATCGCGGTCTCGGTGCACACGGTGGTCTCCTTTGTCTTCGCCATGACCGTGCAGCCCATGTGGCACAGCGCCATCTTCGGCCCGTACTTCGTGGCCGGGGCGATCTTCTCCGGCATCGCCGCCCTCATCGTGGCCATGGCGACCCTGCGCAAGGCCTACCGTCTGGAGGAATACCTCAAGCCCATCCACTTCAACTACCTGGGCATCCTCTTGCTGGTCATGACGCTCCTGTGGTTCTACTTCACCTTCGCCGAGTTCCTCACCACCTGGTACGGGGCCGAGCCCACCCACATGGCCGTCTGGTGGTCCAAGGTCTCGGGCCCCTACGCGCCGCAGTTCTGGACCATGGTGGTCACCTGCTTCGTCATCCCGATGATCTGCCTCGCGCCTGCGCGTTTTCGGACCATCACCGGCACGGTCATCGCGTCGATCTCGGTCAACATCGGCATGTGGCTCGAGCGCTTCCTCATCGTGGTCCCCACCCTGGCCAACCCCCGTATGCCGTACGGGACCGGAACCTACTACGGCACGTGGGTCGAGTGGAGCATCACGGTCGGCTGCCTCGCCGCCTTCGTGCTCCTCTACACCCTGTTCACGAAGGTCTTCCCGATCGTCGCCATCTGGGAGGTGCGGGAGGGGCGCGACTGCGCCCTCCAAGAGGTGCACGACCGGGTGAAGGCGGCGTTGCCCGGCGAGGGGCGGCTCCCGGCCGACGGGCCGGCGGAAGGGTAG
- a CDS encoding type IV pilus twitching motility protein PilT gives MELNEILKAASLAKASDIHCKVGLPPIFRRDSQLYPFKDAGRLTAEWLTATAQTMMTPSQSETFGRNHEVDMGYGIPGLGRFRVNVFRQRGTIGMVFRVIPTEIKSIQDLNLPKVVEEIATEPRGLLLVTGTTGSGKSTTLAAMIDFINQRKTQHVITVEDPIEFLHRDKKSIINQRELGFDTLSFAGALKSALRQDPDVILVGEMRDFETIETALVAAETGHLVLSTLHTVDAAETINRIISVFPPYQQKQVRMQLASIIKGIVSQRLVPRADGKGRVPAVEVMVATARIRECVEVPEKTKEIRTAIAEGFTTYGMQTFDQSLMGLLKKNLITYKEALRQSSNPDDFALKMSGISSTSDARYAGAEDAGGGPEVQRF, from the coding sequence ATGGAGCTCAACGAGATCCTGAAGGCCGCATCCCTGGCCAAGGCCTCCGACATCCACTGCAAGGTGGGGCTGCCCCCGATCTTCCGGCGCGACAGCCAGCTCTATCCCTTCAAGGACGCCGGCCGGCTCACCGCGGAGTGGCTCACCGCCACGGCCCAGACGATGATGACCCCCTCCCAGTCCGAGACTTTCGGCCGCAACCACGAGGTCGACATGGGCTACGGGATCCCCGGCCTCGGGCGGTTCCGCGTCAACGTCTTCCGGCAGCGGGGCACCATCGGCATGGTGTTCCGGGTCATCCCCACCGAGATCAAGTCGATCCAGGACCTCAACCTTCCCAAGGTGGTGGAGGAAATCGCCACGGAGCCCCGGGGGCTCCTGCTGGTCACCGGCACCACGGGCTCGGGCAAGTCCACGACTCTCGCGGCGATGATCGATTTCATCAACCAGCGCAAGACCCAGCACGTCATCACCGTGGAGGACCCCATCGAGTTCCTCCACCGGGACAAGAAGTCCATCATCAACCAGCGCGAGCTCGGGTTCGACACCCTGAGCTTCGCGGGCGCCTTGAAGAGCGCCCTGCGCCAGGACCCCGACGTCATCCTGGTGGGCGAGATGCGCGACTTCGAGACCATCGAGACCGCGCTCGTGGCGGCCGAGACCGGCCACCTGGTGCTCTCCACCCTCCACACGGTGGACGCCGCCGAGACCATCAACCGCATCATCTCGGTCTTTCCCCCCTACCAGCAAAAACAGGTACGCATGCAGCTGGCGAGCATCATCAAGGGCATCGTCTCCCAGCGCCTCGTGCCCCGGGCGGACGGCAAGGGCCGGGTACCCGCCGTGGAGGTCATGGTGGCCACGGCCCGCATCCGCGAGTGCGTAGAGGTACCGGAGAAGACCAAGGAGATCCGCACCGCCATCGCCGAGGGCTTCACCACCTACGGGATGCAGACCTTCGACCAGTCCCTCATGGGCCTGCTCAAGAAGAACCTCATCACGTACAAGGAGGCGCTGCGCCAGTCCTCCAACCCCGACGACTTCGCCCTGAAGATGTCGGGCATCAGCTCCACCAGCGACGCCCGGTACGCGGGGGCCGAAGATGCCGGGGGCGGCCCCGAGGTACAGCGGTTCTAG
- the alaS gene encoding alanine--tRNA ligase → MTGNEIRKRFLDYFASRDHRVLPSSPLIPQNDPTLLFTNAGMVQFKDVFTGQEKRPHARAATCQKCLRVSGKHNDLENVGRTARHHTFFEMLGNFSFGDYFKRDAIRFAWEFLTGDLGLPADRLWVTVYEQDDEAAALWQAETPVPAARIVRCGEKDNFWAMGDTGPCGPCSEIHFDHGPGRYPCPDPERCSPACDCDRFLELWNLVFMQFERSPGGTMTPLPKPSIDTGAGLERITAVLQGVHSNFDSDLFRPLIDFTASLGKVRYGADPDSDVSLRVVADHIRAAVFLIGDGVLPSNEGRGYVLRRIMRRAMRHGWLLGFREPFFHKVSGVVVDLMAGSYPELADKRSYVAKVILHEEERFARTLDRGLELLEDAVAELPDAGERVLPGSVVFRLYDTFGFPVDLTADIVRDRGIRLDEEGFEAEMDAQREKARKAWKGSGEEALAAGYRELREAGVSSAFAGYETLETRSPVLALLVGGHRVPEAREGEAVELVLAETPFYGESGGQVGDRGSIAADGFHVLVDTAARPFPDLILARGTVSRGTVREGDEALARVESGERFSTAQNHSATHLLQAALKDVLGDHVKQAGSLVAPDRLRFDFTHFAPLTREELRAVERRVNAWVQSNHPVAVTEESFDQAVSGGVTALFGEKYGDRVRVVRMGDVSAELCGGTHAGRTGDVGLFKILSETGVAAGVRRIEAATGDRAAAYVEGLEDRLGEVAELTKGTLEDAPERVRRLLERARELERELTSLRGQLAGGAARDILASAREVKGVKVLAARVPAQDPKALREFADGLRDRLGSGVLALGAEAGGKALLLVAVTKDLVGSLKAGELIRPLAEAVGGKGGGRPDLAQAGGTDPSRLEAALAAFVTELEARL, encoded by the coding sequence ATGACGGGCAACGAGATCCGCAAGCGGTTTCTGGACTACTTCGCCTCGCGGGACCACCGGGTCCTGCCGAGCTCGCCCCTGATCCCCCAGAACGATCCCACGCTGCTCTTCACCAACGCGGGGATGGTGCAGTTCAAGGACGTCTTCACCGGCCAGGAGAAGCGCCCCCACGCCCGGGCGGCCACCTGCCAGAAGTGCCTGCGGGTCTCGGGAAAGCACAACGACCTGGAGAACGTGGGGCGCACCGCCCGGCACCACACCTTCTTCGAGATGCTCGGAAACTTCTCGTTTGGCGACTACTTCAAGCGCGACGCCATCCGCTTTGCCTGGGAGTTCCTCACGGGCGACCTGGGGTTGCCCGCCGACCGGCTCTGGGTGACGGTCTACGAGCAGGATGACGAGGCCGCCGCCCTGTGGCAAGCGGAGACCCCGGTGCCCGCGGCGCGCATCGTGCGCTGCGGGGAGAAGGACAACTTCTGGGCCATGGGCGACACGGGCCCCTGCGGACCGTGCAGCGAGATCCACTTCGACCACGGCCCCGGGCGCTACCCCTGCCCCGACCCGGAGCGGTGCAGCCCGGCGTGCGACTGCGACCGGTTCCTGGAGCTCTGGAACCTCGTCTTCATGCAGTTCGAGCGGTCGCCCGGCGGCACCATGACTCCCCTGCCCAAACCCAGCATCGACACCGGGGCGGGCCTGGAGCGCATTACCGCCGTGCTCCAGGGGGTCCACTCCAACTTCGACTCCGACCTCTTCCGGCCCCTCATCGACTTCACCGCCTCCCTGGGCAAGGTGCGCTACGGCGCCGACCCGGACTCCGACGTGAGCCTGCGGGTGGTGGCCGACCACATCCGGGCCGCGGTCTTCCTCATCGGCGACGGCGTGCTCCCCTCCAACGAAGGGCGCGGCTACGTGCTTCGCCGGATCATGCGCCGGGCCATGCGCCACGGGTGGCTCCTGGGGTTCCGGGAACCGTTCTTCCACAAGGTCTCCGGCGTGGTGGTGGACCTCATGGCGGGCAGCTACCCGGAGCTCGCCGACAAGCGGTCCTACGTGGCCAAGGTGATCCTCCACGAGGAGGAGCGGTTCGCCCGCACCCTCGATCGGGGCCTCGAGCTCCTGGAAGACGCCGTGGCGGAGCTCCCGGACGCGGGAGAGCGGGTGCTGCCCGGCTCGGTGGTCTTTCGCCTCTACGACACCTTCGGCTTCCCCGTGGACCTCACCGCCGACATCGTGCGGGACCGGGGCATCCGCCTCGACGAGGAGGGCTTCGAGGCCGAGATGGATGCCCAGCGGGAGAAGGCCCGCAAGGCCTGGAAGGGCTCCGGGGAGGAGGCCCTGGCGGCGGGGTACCGGGAGCTGCGGGAGGCCGGGGTGTCTTCGGCCTTTGCCGGCTACGAGACCCTGGAGACCCGAAGCCCCGTGCTGGCGCTCCTGGTGGGCGGCCACCGGGTGCCGGAGGCCCGGGAGGGGGAGGCCGTGGAGCTCGTGCTGGCCGAGACCCCCTTCTACGGCGAGAGCGGCGGCCAGGTGGGCGACCGGGGAAGCATCGCCGCAGACGGATTCCACGTCCTGGTGGACACGGCGGCGAGGCCCTTTCCCGACCTGATCCTCGCCCGGGGCACCGTCAGCAGGGGCACGGTACGCGAAGGGGACGAGGCCCTGGCCCGGGTCGAGTCGGGAGAGCGCTTTTCCACGGCGCAGAACCACTCGGCCACCCATCTGCTCCAGGCCGCGCTCAAGGACGTTCTCGGCGACCACGTCAAGCAGGCGGGGTCGCTCGTGGCCCCGGACCGGCTGCGCTTCGACTTCACCCACTTCGCTCCCCTGACCCGGGAGGAGCTCCGCGCCGTGGAGCGGCGGGTGAACGCCTGGGTCCAGTCCAACCACCCGGTGGCCGTGACGGAGGAGTCCTTCGACCAGGCGGTCTCCGGGGGCGTCACCGCGCTCTTCGGGGAGAAGTACGGCGACCGGGTGCGGGTGGTGCGCATGGGGGACGTCTCCGCGGAGCTCTGCGGCGGCACCCACGCCGGCCGCACGGGCGACGTGGGGCTCTTCAAGATCCTCTCCGAGACCGGGGTGGCGGCCGGGGTGCGCCGGATCGAGGCCGCCACCGGCGACCGGGCGGCGGCCTACGTGGAGGGGCTGGAAGACCGGCTGGGGGAGGTGGCCGAGCTCACCAAGGGCACCTTGGAGGACGCGCCGGAGCGGGTGCGCCGCCTCCTGGAGCGGGCCCGGGAGCTGGAGCGCGAGCTCACCTCGCTTCGGGGCCAGCTCGCCGGAGGCGCCGCCAGAGACATCCTGGCCTCGGCCCGGGAGGTCAAGGGCGTCAAGGTGCTGGCTGCCCGGGTTCCGGCCCAGGACCCCAAGGCCCTGCGGGAGTTCGCCGACGGCCTGCGCGACCGCCTCGGCTCCGGGGTGCTCGCCCTGGGAGCCGAGGCGGGCGGCAAGGCGCTCCTCCTGGTGGCCGTCACCAAGGACCTCGTGGGGTCCCTCAAGGCCGGCGAGCTCATCCGCCCCCTGGCCGAAGCCGTAGGGGGCAAGGGGGGCGGCCGCCCGGACCTGGCCCAGGCCGGCGGCACCGACCCGTCGCGGCTCGAGGCGGCCCTGGCGGCCTTTGTCACGGAGCTGGAAGCGCGCCTCTGA
- a CDS encoding molybdopterin-dependent oxidoreductase: protein METTRRGFLKVAGAGTLGAWMVPLLPWRALAQESIRAPSDPRLASHFLSVCRQCPQGCGVLAEVVGGRVKKLRGNPLHPTNRGTLCARGVSATQLLYNPDRIPGPLRRAGERGEDRWEPIGWDEALALVAEKLTALRATGRPEGFALLADQLGGLEGALASRFCRGFGTPNLVDLSRYPASGGATAAAAMQGVRGPVVFDLRNASYLLSFNTPFLDSSRSPIQTWQGFADFRATRGRPRGRFVHFSPARDLTASKADLWVPIRPGTEGAVALGIAHVLLQEGLYDHAFVRHRCDGFGDWSEAGEEFPGFHRHVREHYRPARVAELSGVPVERLVTLAREFAMARAPLALWQDQAGVASQPLPVQMAVHSLNALVGNIDAPGGVLVPRTLPEDLPGPVAADAVSRRGLDRGALISPEHSGFPLPAAAPWSFPGRALAGSPYPLEAVLVYRANPVFDQLNGGAFRDLLRKVPFCACIASFHSDTTAWCDLVLPESHALESWYAGVNYTDGGHPFFNLSEPVVAPRHDTRHAGDVLLALGRLCGGPMAESLPWARFQDAAFAYLGRINGLQAGDLFGRPYEEVWTRLLERMGWRARPQEEDAQFWEHCLGAGGWWDPIYFHGEWDRSLQTPSGRFELSSRALRDGLGRLRGEGALGREDAARLLPHHPEPAADGAPSEEYPFALLVYAYPHLSQVESPNQPWLQEISGEREREHWETWLDIHPEDAERLHLTNRAGVWVASPKGRVRLRCRFDQGVQPGTVRIPFGLGHAHGGRWMRGIGVTPARVVSEVFDPSAGTPDWQATRVRVERA, encoded by the coding sequence AAGAAGCTGCGGGGCAATCCCCTCCACCCGACCAACCGGGGCACCCTGTGCGCCCGGGGGGTCTCGGCGACCCAACTGCTGTACAATCCCGACCGGATCCCCGGGCCCCTGCGGCGGGCGGGGGAGCGGGGTGAGGACCGCTGGGAGCCCATCGGCTGGGACGAAGCGCTCGCCCTGGTGGCCGAGAAGCTCACCGCGCTACGGGCGACGGGAAGGCCCGAGGGATTCGCCCTGCTGGCGGACCAGCTCGGAGGGCTCGAGGGGGCGCTGGCCAGCCGGTTCTGCCGTGGGTTCGGCACCCCGAACCTCGTCGACCTCAGCCGGTACCCGGCCTCCGGCGGCGCCACGGCCGCGGCGGCCATGCAGGGGGTGCGCGGCCCGGTGGTCTTCGATCTCCGCAACGCGTCCTATCTCCTCTCCTTCAATACGCCCTTCCTCGACTCCTCGCGAAGCCCCATCCAGACCTGGCAGGGCTTCGCGGACTTCCGGGCAACCCGGGGCAGGCCCCGGGGGAGGTTCGTCCACTTCTCCCCCGCGAGGGATCTCACAGCCTCCAAGGCCGATCTGTGGGTTCCGATCCGGCCCGGCACGGAGGGGGCGGTGGCCCTGGGCATCGCCCACGTGCTGCTCCAGGAGGGACTCTACGACCACGCCTTCGTGCGGCACCGCTGTGACGGGTTCGGCGACTGGTCCGAGGCCGGGGAGGAGTTCCCCGGCTTCCACCGCCACGTCCGCGAGCACTACCGGCCTGCCCGGGTGGCCGAGCTCTCCGGGGTACCGGTGGAGCGTCTCGTGACCCTGGCCCGGGAGTTCGCCATGGCCCGGGCTCCCCTGGCCCTGTGGCAGGACCAGGCGGGGGTGGCGTCCCAGCCCCTGCCGGTGCAGATGGCGGTGCACAGCCTCAACGCGCTGGTGGGAAACATCGACGCACCGGGAGGAGTCCTGGTGCCCCGGACCCTGCCCGAGGACCTGCCGGGACCCGTGGCGGCCGACGCCGTGAGCCGACGCGGGCTGGATCGAGGGGCTCTGATTTCGCCCGAGCACTCGGGGTTTCCCCTGCCGGCGGCGGCGCCGTGGTCCTTCCCCGGGCGGGCGCTGGCGGGGTCTCCCTACCCCCTGGAAGCCGTGCTGGTCTACCGGGCGAACCCCGTCTTCGACCAGCTCAACGGGGGGGCGTTTCGCGACCTTCTCCGCAAGGTCCCCTTCTGCGCCTGCATCGCCTCGTTCCACAGCGACACCACGGCCTGGTGCGATCTCGTGCTGCCCGAGAGCCACGCCCTGGAAAGCTGGTACGCCGGGGTGAACTACACCGACGGGGGGCATCCGTTCTTCAACCTGTCGGAGCCCGTGGTTGCGCCTCGCCACGACACCCGCCACGCCGGAGACGTGCTCCTCGCCCTCGGGCGGCTGTGCGGCGGTCCCATGGCCGAGAGCCTCCCCTGGGCCCGGTTCCAGGACGCGGCGTTTGCGTATCTCGGGCGGATCAACGGCCTGCAGGCCGGAGACCTCTTCGGCCGGCCCTACGAGGAGGTCTGGACCCGGCTCCTGGAGCGGATGGGGTGGCGGGCGCGGCCGCAGGAGGAGGATGCGCAGTTCTGGGAGCACTGTCTCGGCGCCGGGGGATGGTGGGACCCGATCTACTTTCACGGGGAGTGGGACCGGTCCCTTCAGACCCCCTCGGGCCGGTTCGAGCTCTCTTCCCGCGCCCTTCGGGACGGCCTGGGCCGGCTACGGGGGGAGGGGGCCCTGGGGAGGGAGGACGCCGCCCGGCTCCTTCCGCACCACCCCGAACCCGCCGCAGACGGCGCCCCGAGCGAGGAGTACCCCTTTGCGCTCCTGGTGTACGCCTACCCACACCTCTCCCAGGTGGAGAGCCCCAACCAGCCTTGGCTGCAAGAGATCTCGGGGGAGCGGGAGCGGGAGCACTGGGAGACCTGGCTCGATATCCACCCGGAGGACGCCGAGCGCCTGCACCTCACGAACCGAGCCGGCGTGTGGGTGGCGTCGCCCAAGGGGCGGGTGCGGCTGCGGTGCCGGTTCGACCAGGGGGTGCAGCCGGGGACGGTGCGCATTCCCTTCGGCCTGGGCCATGCCCACGGCGGACGGTGGATGCGGGGCATCGGCGTTACCCCGGCCCGGGTTGTGTCCGAGGTGTTCGACCCGAGCGCCGGCACGCCCGACTGGCAGGCGACGCGGGTACGGGTGGAGCGGGCGTGA
- a CDS encoding c-type cytochrome — protein MGRTRFAALSLAVGLVLGALAVPAFSAQEPGLDLERLRQGWRVFNEKQCTACHAVWGEGQALGPDLGRIATEFLSAAQLAGVMWNHAPDMWSRMISRGIPVGEISEEEMQSLFLFLYFVRFMDEPGNPVAGEALAHRKKCVSCHATEPGEPSRGPDFRTLGAEVNPVVWAGKLWNHAPEMYREMRRQGVAWPTFEDNEMVDLIAYVRSVSPGGERSYLEPGDEGRGRKAFEEAGCAACHEGSRSPGTPQLRDLARNPRTVGQMAGALWNHAPAMAEAARSAGLRWSGMEPQQMVDLIAYFFSMRFYQETGDPARGAAVFEEKRCGLCHGEGAEAQDLRALAGETSAIRVARFMWRHGVEMLQRMEEQQIAWPMFSGDEFVDLLAFLKEGRT, from the coding sequence ATGGGACGAACCCGTTTCGCAGCGTTGAGCCTCGCCGTCGGGCTTGTACTTGGCGCCCTCGCGGTGCCCGCCTTCTCCGCGCAGGAGCCGGGACTCGATCTCGAGCGGCTTCGGCAGGGCTGGAGGGTGTTCAACGAGAAGCAGTGCACCGCGTGCCACGCGGTGTGGGGGGAAGGGCAGGCCCTGGGCCCCGACCTGGGGCGCATTGCCACCGAGTTCCTCTCGGCGGCCCAGTTGGCGGGGGTCATGTGGAACCACGCGCCCGACATGTGGAGCCGCATGATCTCGCGGGGCATCCCCGTGGGGGAGATTTCCGAGGAGGAGATGCAGTCCCTCTTCCTCTTCCTGTACTTCGTGCGCTTCATGGACGAGCCCGGCAACCCCGTGGCGGGGGAAGCCCTCGCCCACCGCAAGAAGTGTGTCTCGTGCCACGCGACCGAGCCGGGGGAGCCCAGCCGGGGCCCCGACTTCCGCACCCTGGGTGCGGAGGTCAACCCGGTGGTGTGGGCGGGGAAGCTCTGGAACCACGCCCCGGAGATGTACCGCGAGATGCGGCGGCAGGGGGTGGCGTGGCCCACCTTCGAAGACAACGAGATGGTCGACCTGATCGCCTACGTGCGCAGTGTCTCCCCCGGCGGGGAGCGCTCCTACCTGGAGCCCGGGGACGAGGGGCGGGGCCGCAAGGCGTTCGAAGAGGCGGGCTGTGCCGCGTGCCACGAGGGGAGCCGCTCGCCGGGGACGCCGCAACTTCGGGACCTGGCCCGCAACCCGCGCACCGTGGGGCAGATGGCCGGAGCCCTGTGGAACCACGCCCCGGCCATGGCCGAGGCGGCGAGGTCGGCGGGGCTTCGCTGGTCCGGCATGGAACCCCAGCAAATGGTGGACCTGATCGCCTACTTCTTCTCCATGCGCTTCTACCAGGAGACCGGCGACCCGGCCCGGGGCGCCGCCGTGTTCGAGGAAAAGCGCTGCGGCCTGTGCCACGGCGAAGGCGCGGAGGCCCAGGACCTGCGCGCCCTCGCGGGGGAGACCTCGGCCATCCGGGTGGCCCGCTTCATGTGGCGGCACGGGGTGGAGATGCTCCAGCGGATGGAAGAGCAGCAAATTGCCTGGCCGATGTTCTCCGGTGACGAGTTCGTGGATCTGCTGGCGTTCCTGAAAGAAGGGCGCACCTAG